CTCCTGCTGCTGATGATTAAGCCCTTTCGCCTGGAACCCCTGTCATTGCACGGTGGTTGGAAGAAAGGAACATCAGCAAGGGTTAAATCCACCCAAAGGCTCGTGCTGCAAGATGAACCTGCCGCAATGGTGCCTTGAGGCTGTGCTCCTCTATGCAAGGACTGTGTGACGGTGGTAGATCCCCTCTTCCTTACCACCACCCTTTAAGAAAACCTCCGaatatttccatattttttttttgttccagcgGCAGAAGAAGACATGTGCAGCAACCAGGTCAGCCTGCAAGACGAGCAATGCAAATTCTACTCCTACATGTTCTACCAGGCTGTACGGAACCAGGAACCCGTATGGAAACTGGAGGAGATAAGGACTATGGAATATTTTCAGTGGGATGAAGACGCGAGCATGAGGTGCTATTCTCCATCCGATGCCCTGATGTATGCAGTGGTGCATAATCACCTGCGTTACGCCCAATATTTGCTGTCTCATTTCCCGGAGGAAGCTCTGAAGGTGCCAGGAATCAAGTTCTGTTGTTGTCCTCCTTCCGCCCCCCACTTGGCCTTGGCCGTCACGTACGACAGACGAGACATCTTAATCATGATCATTAAGATGTCCCACAAGCTTCCGAGCCTAAATTCCTACATCAATCGGGCCAGCTGCTTCCATTTGTCCGATGGGAAGACCCCTCTCCACTTGGCCTGTGAGCTCTTGAGTGCAGAAACTGTTCTCATCCTCCTAGGCAATGGGGCATCCCCCAAGATCATGGACCGGAAGGGGGAAACCCCTTTAGATGTCATCTTGGAGCAGTTATGGAGCTCCAAGGTCAACGTAGACTCAAAAAAACTCTGCTTGTACTATCTGCTACTTTTTTCCCCCTCCTTGAACTTCAAGATGAGGAAGATCCTTCAAGATAATCCGGAATTTTGGAATCCCTTACTAGGAGAGGACAAATTCAATTACTTGGTGGGGAATACACCCGCCACTTTGTATCTTATAGCGATGCAGAAAGTCTTGCAGTGTTTGCCTCCGTCACTCTTCCCCCACAGCATCCAAGCTTTGCCCATACCTCACGCTTTAAAGCCCTTACCGGGGTCAGGTTAAGATGTCCGAAAAACCCCCAAGCCTTCCACCTCGTCCTTTGCTCTACATGGCTTCTACTTCAAATATGATTCTATAATTTGATATTATAATGAAATTATCCATGTTGCCAGCTCGTTGGTCCATGGGTTAATGGGTGGTGGTTCCGTAAGAGGTTTAGGAGATATTTCAGTTGGGGGAACGTATGGGAGCGTACAGATAATTGGGGCTCACGGGTGCAATAATAATCATCTAAGATAGTAACAAATGTAGAAAGGAGAGTTTGattgcattttttaaatttcccccccatggggggggggggggtgtaaaacaTACACATTGTAGCCTTTAATCCACCCCTGGTACCCAGCATTTGGGGCAAGTGCCCTTCCAGCCCCTCTTAAGCTATGTCCCTATGGCTGATGCATCCGATACATTTTGACCCAAATAAAAGGAATTTCCATTGGTTAGAAGTGATTGAGGTGCCTGAATGTGACTCCGCCCCTTGTGATCACTCCGATCGGTCAATCCTCTACAGGTCTACAGTCAATATAACCACTAGTGATGACAaagggaatttttttaatttatttttttatgtgtcatgtttatttctccattttttttatttatttcattttggaAAACCGGGAATGGATCcgagatgaaggaggaggatgaCGCTTTCCTTAAGGAAGTCTCATCCTGCTCCTTCTTCTGGGGATCACAGAGGCTTTAAAGAAATGGTGAAAATCTCTTCTAGAAGACGACATGCTGACCTGGCGCTAATGGCTGACGCATAGGACTGTCTGCCGCGCTCAGCCCCATCCGACTGCTGGACATAGTTAGGGGCTGGCATTAACCCCTCTGCTCCCTGGTCCGCCTGCATTATGTACTGTGATGATGCTGGTGATATTAGTTGTTGCCAGTAATCTGCATAAATGATGCGCATATTGTGTCCTCACGAACGGATCATATTTACTGGAGGCGCAATCAGAAGAAAATTGTGTTTTATGGCTAATGTCAGCAGCAAGGATTTTCCTATGTAAGCATGTGCACCCGCTGTGTCCTCGCTGCCAGATGTACCGCTCGATATAAATGGATTTATCTCCTTCTCTGTATAGCTGGGTCTTGTTTCTGTCTGGTTAGATACGGTGTgcgctggtgtatctaagcctattatgtgtgatactgcctgctgagtgaTGCATCAGGGTtcattgtgtgtgatactgcctgctgagctatgtatctaaggcTATAAAGTGTGACACTGTCAGataagctgtgtatccaatcctatcatgtgtaatactacCTACAGAGCTAGGTATCTAAgaccatcatgtgtgatactaactgctgagctatgtatctaagaccatcatgtgtaatactgtctggtgagcgatgtatctaagcctattttGTGTGATGCTACCTGTTGTGCtacgtatctaatcctatcatgcgtgatactgcctgctgagctgtgtatctaatcctatcaggtgtgaaactgcctgctgagctgtgtatctaattccatcctgtgtgatactgcctggtgagccgtatatctaatcctatcatgcgtgatactgtctgctgagctgtgtatctaattccatcatgtgtgatactgcttgctgagctgtgtatctaatcctatcaggtgtgaaactgcctgctgagctgtgtatctaatgctgtcatgtgtgatactgtctgctgagctgtgtatctaatcctatcctgtgtgatactgtctgctgagctgatgtatctaagcctgtcatgtgtgttACATCTCCTAAGCCAATGTagctaagcctgtcatgtgtgttACATCTCCTAAGCCAATGTagctaagcctatcatgtgtgatactgcctgctgagtttgtcgtgaatccgaatttcctcgcgcttcgagGTAACAAATTGATTTTTCTCACAAtgtggataaaaaataaattatactgccctcatccacttgctcatgGAGAGGCCGTCCGCTCCCTTCTTGATTGAAGTaaacccgccaaaggacctgtgatgagtgCGGTAACGTCATCCCGCTCTCCGCAGCTCCTTTGGCggtttttcttcaatcaagatgggagcggacggcctctccatgagcaagtggatgagggcagtatattttttagttttttaacccCGGATTAACCCCTGAGCGGCTGAAAGTGAGtcacaggtgccgcgatcagcgaCATCTGAGGCGTTAAATGACGGGTGCAGCGTGATCGCCGTTCCTCATCATTGCGCCCACTACATACAATAGAAAGCGATTCGTGACAATTCGAATTTCTTGTCGAATTTCGTTGAagcaaccaaatcaaatttttctaaacttcactcatctctacctatcatgtgtgatactctctgctgaGCTGATGTATCTAAGTCTGTAATATGTGATACTCTCTGCTGAGCTGATGTATCTAAGTctgtaatgtgtgatactgtctgctgagctgatgtatctaagtctgtaatgtgtgatactgtctgctgagctgtgtatctaatcctatcatgtgtgatactgtctgctgagctgtgtatctaatcctatcctgtgtgatactgtctgctgagctgatgtatctaagtctgtaatgtgtgatactgtctgctgagctgtgtatctaagtctgtaatgtgtgatactgtctgctgagctgtgtatctaagtctgtaatgtgtgatactgtctgctgagctgatgtatctaagtctgttatgtgtgatactgtctgctgagctgtgtatctaatcctatcctgtgtgatactgtctgctgagctgatgtatctaagtctgtaatgtgtgatactgtctgctgagctgtgtatctaagtctgtaatgtgtgatactgtctgctgagccgtgtatctaagtctgtaatgtgtgatactgtctgctgagctgtgtatctaagtctgtaatgtgtgatactgtctgctgagctgtgtatctaagtctgtaatgtgtgatactgtctgctgagctgatgtatctaagtctgttatgtgtgatactgtctgttgagccatgtatctaagcatgtcatgtgtgatacatcttctgagccagtgtatctaaggccccttgcagacgagcgtgtccagattaggtccggatgcgttgcaaatgtgttcagtgaaaaatgcgcaattttgcaggcaaagtcattcagttttgcctgcgatcgcgTTCTGTTggtatcgcgcgggtgcaatgcgttttgatgcgtttttcacccgtgtgataaaaaaactgaacgtatacaaacaacatctcttagctaCCATCCGTGAAATGCCATTTTCAAGGGTCCTAAGTCAGACATGCgcgatactgtctactgagcctATATGTCTAagcctgtgatactgtctgatgaaaTATGTATTTAATCCTATCATGTGGGATTCTCTGTTGAGCCATGAATCtaatcttatcatgtgtgatactgcctgctgagctgtgtatccaatcttatcatgtgtgatactgtctgctgagctgtgtatccgattcaataatgtgtgatactgtctgctgagctgtgtatccgatcctataatgtgtgatactgcctgctgagctgtgtatccaatcttatcatgtgtgatactgtctgctgagctgtgtatctaatcctatcctgtgtgatactgtctgctgagctgcgtatctaatcctatcctgtgtgatactgtctgctgagctgtgtatctaatcctataatgtgtgatactgcctgctgagctgtgtatccaatcttatcatgtgtgatactgtctgctgagctgtgtatccgattcaataatgtgtgatactgtctgctgagctgtgtatccgatCCTAtaacgtgtgatactgtctgctgagctgtgtatccgattcaataatgtgtgatactgtctgctgagctgtgtatctaatcctatcctgtgtgattctgtctgctgagctgtgtatctaatcctatcctgtgtgatactgtctgctgagctgtgtatctaatcctatcctgtgtgatactgtccgctgagctgtgtatctaatcctatcctgtgtgatactgtcttctgagctgtgtatctaatcctatcctgtgtgatactgtctgctgagctgtgtatctaatcctataatgtgtgatactgtctgctgagctgctgtatctaatcctataatgtgtgatactgtctgctgagctgtgtatccgatcctataatgtgtgat
The genomic region above belongs to Bufo gargarizans isolate SCDJY-AF-19 chromosome 4, ASM1485885v1, whole genome shotgun sequence and contains:
- the LOC122935843 gene encoding ankyrin repeat domain-containing protein 9-like translates to MCSNQVSLQDEQCKFYSYMFYQAVRNQEPVWKLEEIRTMEYFQWDEDASMRCYSPSDALMYAVVHNHLRYAQYLLSHFPEEALKVPGIKFCCCPPSAPHLALAVTYDRRDILIMIIKMSHKLPSLNSYINRASCFHLSDGKTPLHLACELLSAETVLILLGNGASPKIMDRKGETPLDVILEQLWSSKVNVDSKKLCLYYLLLFSPSLNFKMRKILQDNPEFWNPLLGEDKFNYLVGNTPATLYLIAMQKVLQCLPPSLFPHSIQALPIPHALKPLPGSG